A single window of Sphingobacterium sp. ML3W DNA harbors:
- a CDS encoding RagB/SusD family nutrient uptake outer membrane protein, with the protein MNTFKYILIASCIAVPLSMTSCKKFLDKPLENQQRSEEIDYSNPALMYSPVSGVYRSAADDNLVHWIDLSIRCMRDDDYLQGAPSPNDNPELTAIKNFQNDVTVQSYWGLNQSWISYYSLVIAANNALIELENFAAKIPTSNSKDLALNKQYKAEVRFLRAYAHLMASRLFGNVPILIDSENIGRLATIEKSTAAEVREFIIAEMNDCIEALEDARPNQSIHIGAVTKYTALLLKAKAASDLAGNDNSSPHWEEVLDATNKIIASNKFSLYPNLYELFKLPGKLANESLFELQYSDFGLSTGDIVRPGVDWGTFFRWQGPSGDQKGSAISGAGWVPPSQDIVDFLTNRGDLERLKNTIQYCGINGDPATSVTTPSGDVVYGNPFGIKYFNGKAYLPKAQMTEGRLEYGANNNVRILRYADVLLLNAEAKVRKGQNGDEPFRLIRERAKLAPIANVNLNQILDERRAEFACEWWGERFNDLVRTGKAKEVFGPKFIPGMSESLPIPQTQIDANPNFR; encoded by the coding sequence TGGCGTATACCGCTCAGCAGCCGATGACAATCTGGTGCATTGGATCGATCTTTCCATACGTTGCATGCGCGATGATGACTACCTGCAGGGTGCTCCAAGCCCCAACGATAATCCAGAATTAACGGCCATCAAAAATTTCCAGAACGATGTCACCGTCCAGTCTTACTGGGGGCTCAATCAATCGTGGATCAGTTACTACAGTCTGGTCATCGCGGCCAACAATGCTTTGATTGAACTGGAAAATTTTGCTGCAAAAATACCCACCAGCAACAGCAAAGACCTCGCCTTAAACAAACAATACAAAGCCGAGGTTCGGTTTCTGCGCGCCTACGCCCATCTGATGGCTTCTCGCCTCTTTGGAAACGTGCCTATTTTGATCGATAGTGAAAACATCGGAAGACTGGCGACCATCGAAAAGAGCACAGCTGCCGAAGTAAGGGAATTTATCATTGCCGAAATGAACGATTGTATTGAAGCGCTGGAAGATGCCCGCCCGAATCAATCCATCCATATCGGTGCCGTCACCAAGTATACCGCGCTGCTATTAAAAGCCAAAGCAGCTTCAGACCTTGCCGGCAATGATAACAGCAGTCCGCATTGGGAAGAAGTGTTAGATGCGACCAATAAAATCATTGCGAGCAATAAATTCTCCTTATATCCAAACCTGTACGAGCTCTTCAAGCTACCCGGAAAATTAGCAAACGAATCCCTATTTGAATTGCAATATTCCGACTTTGGCCTCAGCACAGGCGATATTGTACGTCCCGGAGTAGACTGGGGAACATTCTTTAGGTGGCAAGGTCCTTCTGGCGATCAAAAAGGAAGTGCCATTTCTGGTGCAGGATGGGTACCCCCATCGCAAGATATTGTCGATTTTCTGACGAATCGCGGGGACCTTGAACGCTTGAAAAACACCATTCAGTATTGCGGGATAAACGGTGATCCTGCCACATCTGTCACTACCCCTAGTGGTGACGTGGTCTATGGCAATCCCTTTGGTATCAAATATTTCAACGGAAAAGCCTATCTTCCAAAAGCACAAATGACCGAAGGCCGTTTGGAATATGGTGCAAACAATAATGTGCGAATACTCCGGTACGCAGATGTGCTGCTGCTCAATGCGGAGGCAAAAGTAAGAAAAGGACAGAATGGAGATGAACCGTTCCGATTAATACGAGAAAGAGCTAAATTAGCACCGATTGCGAATGTAAACTTAAACCAGATCCTCGACGAACGTAGAGCAGAATTTGCTTGTGAATGGTGGGGCGAGCGCTTCAATGACCTGGTCCGTACTGGCAAAGCAAAAGAGGTATTTGGTCCTAAATTTATTCCGGGCATGAGCGAATCTTTGCCGATACCGCAAACGCAAATAGATGCTAACCCTAATTTCAGATAA
- a CDS encoding glycoside hydrolase family 16 protein, which produces MKHITIWAILLFNLQLTIAQENKPVKTEIVKENGGYTLKRDGKPYFIKGAGGTNYMDRLKAYGGNSIRTWSPKDAGKILDDAHRMGLTVTLGLDVRAERHGFDYNDPESVAKQLEGIRKTVLQYRNHPALLAWGIGNELNLHYSNPKVWDAVNAIAAMIHELDPNHLVTTMLAGVNKKEFDYIQEKCPAIDLIAVQVYGGLASVPEQIKSVGWTKPYIVTEWGPTGHWEVTQTPWNASLEENSSEKAAVYKSRYEASIGKDNHCLGSYVFLWGQKQERTPTWYGLFTEAGEENEVVDVMEFLWSKKWPTNRSPHLESLLLDGKKATDFVYVEPGKSYPIEVFVKDPEGDKLTTRWELLHESTDLKEGGDREERPQAIPGLITDESQQSTQFKAPTEEGAYRLFVYVSDGHNNVATANIPFYVTANKTNAPLSSDLKNAYRFSSDPIWADEFNYKGLPDTSKWSYDVGSKYDGWGNNEDQYYVASSLKNSIVGNGVLKIKALKENKGGKPYTSARLVSKHKGDFLYGRFEARAKLPKGRGNWPAIWMLPTASKYGDWPNSGEIDILEHVGYDQDVLHISTHTKAYNHNINTQKTATKKVAGVSDAFHLYRVDWTPEYIKGFIDDQEIFSVENEHKTFAEWPFDQKFHWLLNLAIGGNWGGKHGVDEKIFPNVFEIDYVRVYELMP; this is translated from the coding sequence ATGAAACACATCACGATATGGGCAATCCTGCTTTTCAACCTGCAACTGACAATAGCGCAGGAAAACAAACCGGTCAAAACTGAAATTGTTAAAGAAAATGGTGGTTATACCCTAAAACGGGATGGTAAGCCCTATTTCATCAAAGGAGCAGGTGGCACCAATTATATGGATCGTCTCAAAGCGTATGGAGGTAACTCCATACGCACTTGGAGTCCAAAAGATGCCGGCAAAATATTGGATGATGCCCATCGAATGGGACTGACCGTTACCTTAGGATTGGATGTGCGCGCAGAAAGGCATGGGTTTGACTACAACGATCCCGAATCGGTCGCCAAACAATTGGAAGGAATACGAAAAACGGTGCTTCAATACCGCAACCACCCCGCACTTTTAGCCTGGGGCATCGGCAATGAGCTCAACCTGCATTATAGCAACCCAAAAGTATGGGATGCTGTCAATGCTATTGCTGCCATGATCCACGAACTGGACCCCAATCACCTGGTCACCACGATGCTGGCCGGTGTAAACAAAAAGGAATTTGACTATATCCAAGAAAAATGCCCCGCTATCGACCTGATCGCAGTTCAGGTATATGGAGGCCTAGCATCCGTACCCGAGCAGATTAAAAGTGTGGGTTGGACCAAACCCTATATCGTTACCGAGTGGGGACCTACAGGCCATTGGGAAGTGACACAAACACCTTGGAATGCTTCTCTAGAGGAAAATAGCAGTGAAAAAGCAGCCGTATACAAAAGCCGCTACGAAGCATCCATCGGTAAAGACAATCATTGCTTAGGATCTTATGTCTTTCTATGGGGACAGAAACAAGAACGTACCCCTACCTGGTATGGATTATTCACCGAAGCAGGTGAAGAAAATGAAGTGGTGGATGTGATGGAATTCCTGTGGTCAAAAAAATGGCCTACAAACCGTTCTCCGCATTTAGAATCCTTGCTATTGGATGGAAAAAAGGCTACTGATTTTGTCTATGTCGAACCCGGAAAAAGCTATCCCATTGAAGTGTTTGTGAAAGATCCAGAAGGCGACAAACTCACCACACGTTGGGAGCTCTTGCACGAGAGCACCGATCTGAAAGAAGGCGGTGACCGCGAAGAAAGACCTCAAGCAATCCCTGGACTTATTACAGATGAAAGCCAACAAAGCACACAATTCAAAGCACCAACCGAAGAAGGTGCCTATCGCCTTTTCGTCTATGTTTCGGATGGGCATAACAACGTGGCTACAGCCAATATCCCTTTTTACGTAACGGCCAACAAAACGAATGCCCCCCTATCATCAGACCTAAAAAATGCATACCGTTTTTCGAGCGACCCCATTTGGGCCGATGAATTTAATTACAAGGGCTTGCCCGACACAAGCAAATGGTCGTATGATGTAGGTTCAAAATATGATGGCTGGGGCAATAATGAAGACCAGTATTATGTCGCCTCTTCTCTAAAAAATTCGATTGTCGGTAATGGCGTGTTAAAGATCAAAGCTTTAAAAGAAAATAAAGGCGGCAAACCCTACACCTCTGCCCGATTGGTCAGTAAGCATAAAGGAGACTTTTTATACGGCAGGTTTGAAGCTCGGGCCAAGCTACCGAAAGGTCGCGGCAATTGGCCTGCTATCTGGATGTTGCCGACAGCATCAAAATATGGCGATTGGCCCAACTCCGGTGAAATAGATATACTGGAACACGTGGGTTATGACCAAGATGTGCTGCATATTTCTACGCATACCAAGGCCTACAACCATAACATCAATACCCAAAAAACGGCAACGAAAAAGGTAGCAGGTGTATCCGATGCCTTTCACCTGTATCGTGTGGATTGGACTCCAGAATATATCAAGGGATTTATCGATGATCAGGAAATATTTTCTGTTGAAAACGAACATAAAACTTTTGCGGAATGGCCATTTGATCAAAAATTCCATTGGTTGCTCAATTTAGCCATCGGCGGAAATTGGGGCGGTAAACACGGGGTTGATGAAAAAATATTCCCGAATGTTTTTGAAATCGACTATGTACGCGTATATGAATTGATGCCCTAA
- a CDS encoding AEC family transporter, protein MDNFVMIAFCIATGMIFRYAKLIPQDAHKGINTWILYLALPAVSFKYIPHIEWSNQMLFPAISPIIVWAGSWIFMELYCRYKKYGQRTRSTLELSSAYSNTSFIGFPLIIAYFGEQDLSIAIICDQVMFVLLSTIGIIAAIKGNRADTAGIKASMLVKRLFTFPPFIGCAGALILSSFMDLSVAEPFFSKMAGTVGPLALFSVGLQLKFKGWKQEIAQLSMTMLYKLMIAPLLVLLVAVLIGIKGDIARISIFEAAMPTLITSSIIAEQFKLNARLTNLIIGISILVGFITTAFWNVIMDYLVI, encoded by the coding sequence ATGGACAATTTTGTCATGATAGCTTTTTGTATAGCTACGGGTATGATCTTCCGTTATGCAAAACTAATTCCTCAAGATGCACACAAGGGAATAAATACTTGGATCCTGTATCTTGCACTACCTGCGGTATCTTTTAAATATATCCCTCATATTGAATGGAGTAATCAGATGTTATTTCCTGCAATTTCCCCTATAATCGTATGGGCAGGAAGTTGGATATTTATGGAACTTTATTGCCGATATAAAAAATACGGACAGCGTACCCGAAGTACATTGGAATTGTCTAGTGCATATAGTAATACCTCTTTTATTGGTTTTCCATTGATTATAGCCTATTTTGGAGAGCAAGATTTGAGTATAGCCATTATTTGTGATCAGGTGATGTTTGTTCTTTTATCTACTATTGGTATCATTGCTGCGATTAAAGGAAATCGTGCCGACACTGCTGGTATTAAGGCTTCTATGTTGGTCAAACGGCTGTTTACTTTCCCTCCTTTTATTGGATGTGCCGGTGCACTTATCCTTTCCAGTTTCATGGATCTTAGTGTAGCGGAACCATTTTTCTCTAAAATGGCAGGAACAGTAGGTCCATTGGCATTGTTCTCGGTAGGTTTACAACTCAAATTTAAAGGATGGAAACAGGAAATCGCTCAACTTTCGATGACTATGTTATATAAATTGATGATCGCACCTCTTTTAGTTTTGCTTGTCGCCGTGCTCATCGGGATAAAAGGTGATATCGCGCGAATCAGTATTTTTGAAGCAGCAATGCCAACATTGATAACCTCCAGTATTATTGCAGAACAGTTTAAACTCAATGCTAGATTGACCAACTTGATTATCGGTATCAGCATTTTGGTGGGGTTTATTACAACTGCATTTTGGAATGTTATCATGGATTATCTGGTGATTTAA
- a CDS encoding AraC family transcriptional regulator, protein MTKLKQFDALQLLDFEESDFHLTVHGQNYYELVYIYKGSGIHEINHNSFPYTSGDLFVISPQDEHNFKIGKRTRVIAIKFTDDYFSSKNHWKLLDYMTNDPVGIMNNKILKEIKLNFAPDIRKILRQTIDNMLLYNSTQQIASSPIIFHQILSIFGMIKESMRGISLIGKDQFPAKEHLISYIHQHIYQPNQLKIKYIASHFNIATTYFSNYFKRNFEMGYREYINEYRVILIEKRLESGQFTFRQIANEFGFNDESHFSHFYKNTRGISPSSYRKNPLKQ, encoded by the coding sequence ATGACCAAACTGAAGCAATTTGACGCGTTGCAATTACTGGATTTTGAGGAGTCGGATTTTCATCTAACGGTCCATGGGCAAAACTATTATGAGCTCGTATACATCTATAAAGGTTCGGGTATCCATGAGATTAATCACAATAGCTTTCCATATACATCAGGAGATCTTTTTGTGATATCACCACAAGACGAACATAATTTTAAGATAGGAAAACGGACTAGAGTTATCGCCATCAAATTTACAGATGATTATTTCAGTAGTAAAAATCACTGGAAGTTATTGGATTATATGACGAATGATCCAGTGGGTATAATGAACAATAAGATTCTAAAAGAAATAAAATTGAATTTCGCTCCAGATATCCGAAAAATTTTGCGGCAGACCATAGATAACATGCTACTGTACAACAGCACGCAACAAATAGCATCTTCACCGATTATTTTTCATCAGATTCTTTCCATCTTCGGCATGATCAAGGAATCGATGAGAGGTATATCTTTAATCGGAAAAGACCAATTCCCCGCGAAAGAGCACTTGATTTCCTATATCCATCAACACATCTATCAGCCTAATCAACTAAAAATTAAATATATCGCATCACATTTCAATATTGCGACGACTTATTTTAGCAACTACTTTAAGCGAAACTTTGAAATGGGTTATCGCGAATATATCAATGAATACAGAGTGATATTGATTGAAAAAAGATTGGAGTCAGGACAATTTACCTTTAGACAGATTGCTAACGAATTTGGATTCAACGATGAAAGCCATTTCTCTCATTTTTATAAGAACACCAGAGGCATTAGTCCTTCATCTTATCGAAAAAATCCCTTAAAACAATAA
- a CDS encoding metallophosphoesterase family protein: MKSYLFALLYFFTLILFIHPVFSQVSDKDINKERKNKSLKILVISDLNDSYGSTTYSKEVLDVVGSISTLKPDLILCGGDMVAGQKRTLTREAIQAMWKGFDQAILQPIKASGVPFGFTMGNHDASPSFVLDREVSASFWLNHKADVNLTFIESSHFPYYYSYLKNNVFIISWDASSSQIPEQVKSWMKEQLDSPLAKEARFKIVLGHLPLYALVESKNKPGEVLEHADETLQFLKENEVDLYLSGHQHVYYPAQKESVILYHSGCLGGGPRALLGHNTDPYKAYGFIEIPKKIRNKNAVKLSAIRADDKLEVKLQDLPTQVSGFNGSVHRIDLAK; encoded by the coding sequence ATGAAATCTTACTTATTTGCTTTGCTCTATTTTTTTACGCTGATCCTTTTTATTCATCCTGTATTTTCTCAGGTTTCTGACAAGGATATCAACAAAGAGCGGAAAAATAAAAGTCTCAAGATCTTAGTGATATCGGATTTAAATGATAGCTATGGATCTACGACTTACAGCAAAGAAGTGTTGGATGTAGTGGGAAGTATATCGACATTAAAGCCAGATCTTATATTGTGTGGGGGTGATATGGTCGCAGGACAAAAAAGAACTTTAACAAGAGAGGCTATTCAGGCGATGTGGAAGGGATTTGATCAGGCTATATTGCAACCGATAAAGGCTTCAGGAGTGCCATTTGGATTTACCATGGGCAATCATGATGCCTCGCCCAGTTTTGTGCTGGATCGCGAGGTTTCGGCTTCATTTTGGCTCAATCATAAAGCTGATGTCAATCTTACGTTCATCGAAAGCAGTCATTTTCCTTATTACTATTCTTATTTGAAAAATAATGTTTTTATTATCTCTTGGGATGCTTCATCATCTCAAATTCCGGAGCAAGTGAAAAGTTGGATGAAAGAACAGTTGGATAGCCCTCTGGCTAAAGAGGCTAGATTTAAAATCGTATTGGGTCACCTGCCTTTATATGCGCTTGTTGAATCTAAAAATAAACCAGGTGAAGTACTGGAGCATGCTGATGAGACCTTGCAGTTTCTGAAAGAAAATGAAGTGGATCTTTATTTATCTGGTCATCAACATGTGTATTACCCTGCTCAAAAAGAATCGGTGATCTTATATCACAGCGGTTGCCTGGGTGGAGGCCCTCGTGCTTTATTGGGGCACAATACGGATCCGTACAAAGCTTATGGTTTTATTGAAATCCCGAAGAAGATAAGAAATAAGAATGCGGTGAAATTAAGCGCAATAAGAGCTGATGATAAGCTTGAAGTTAAACTTCAAGATTTACCTACACAGGTTTCGGGGTTTAATGGAAGTGTGCATAGAATCGATCTGGCGAAGTAG
- a CDS encoding winged helix-turn-helix transcriptional regulator: MALKKVHFDCLDTIKPVRDTLDVINGKWKIPIIISVGVGNDRFTDIQESIPGISPKVLAKELKDLEQNKLLRRVIIEEYPIKISYQLEEYANTLTPIIYALKDWGVNHRKKVME; encoded by the coding sequence ATGGCACTAAAAAAAGTTCACTTTGACTGTCTAGATACCATAAAACCAGTGCGAGATACGTTGGATGTTATCAATGGGAAATGGAAGATACCAATTATCATATCTGTTGGTGTTGGTAATGACCGCTTCACCGATATCCAGGAGAGTATTCCCGGCATCTCACCAAAAGTTTTAGCGAAAGAATTGAAGGATTTAGAGCAGAATAAATTGCTCAGGAGAGTTATTATTGAGGAATATCCAATAAAGATCTCTTACCAACTGGAGGAATATGCAAACACGTTGACCCCAATCATTTATGCACTTAAAGATTGGGGTGTTAATCATCGGAAAAAGGTGATGGAGTAA
- a CDS encoding LLM class flavin-dependent oxidoreductase: MKKHIAHSILELAIVSEGSTFRQTLHHSLELAKVAEANHYKRYWFAEHHNSVAVGSSATSLLIGYVAENTSKIRVGSGGIMLPNHAPIIIAEQFGTLAQLYPDRIDLGLGRAPGTDTLTAQEIRSDFMKAAHSFPAEIEKIENYFSKSNSTGKVRAPIAEDAHVPIYILGSSPDSAHLAARKGLPYAFASHFATDHLMRALKIYRDEFQPSEVLEKPYTIAGVNVIIADTDEEAQKLFTSLIRMFLGVLTGNSLPLHPPTEMTDDLQDIFYHPNVHQMLKYSFVGTKERVKELTKAFLEETQVDELIVVSTMYDIKDRIKSTEMFAEVMKEINDDDSANSN; encoded by the coding sequence ATGAAAAAACATATCGCTCACTCCATTCTAGAATTAGCCATCGTATCCGAAGGCAGTACATTCAGACAAACATTGCACCATTCGCTGGAACTGGCAAAGGTGGCAGAAGCAAATCATTATAAACGCTATTGGTTTGCCGAACATCATAATTCGGTTGCAGTAGGCAGTAGTGCTACTTCGCTATTGATTGGTTACGTAGCCGAAAATACCAGTAAAATAAGAGTAGGGTCGGGTGGAATTATGCTGCCTAATCATGCCCCTATAATCATTGCAGAGCAATTTGGAACTCTTGCTCAACTTTATCCAGACCGAATTGATCTAGGTCTGGGAAGAGCTCCAGGTACAGATACCCTGACGGCTCAAGAAATCCGATCGGACTTCATGAAAGCTGCGCACTCTTTTCCTGCAGAAATTGAGAAGATCGAAAACTACTTTTCAAAATCCAATAGTACAGGTAAAGTAAGAGCACCGATAGCGGAAGATGCGCATGTTCCCATTTACATCTTGGGGTCAAGTCCAGATAGTGCACATTTAGCAGCTCGAAAAGGATTGCCTTATGCATTTGCAAGCCATTTTGCTACCGATCATTTAATGCGGGCATTAAAAATCTATCGGGATGAGTTTCAACCTTCCGAAGTGCTGGAAAAACCCTACACGATCGCGGGTGTCAATGTGATTATTGCGGATACGGATGAGGAAGCACAAAAATTGTTCACATCACTGATCAGAATGTTTTTGGGTGTTTTGACTGGAAATTCTCTACCGTTACATCCACCAACAGAAATGACGGATGATCTGCAAGATATTTTCTATCATCCAAATGTACATCAGATGCTTAAATACTCTTTTGTGGGTACTAAGGAAAGGGTAAAAGAACTGACGAAAGCATTTTTGGAAGAAACGCAAGTGGATGAACTTATTGTGGTATCGACGATGTATGATATTAAGGATAGGATCAAGTCTACAGAAATGTTTGCTGAAGTAATGAAAGAAATTAATGATGACGATAGCGCCAATTCAAATTAA
- a CDS encoding DNA polymerase III subunit alpha, which translates to MPLKCAMEAMRLVGQWDLIFRHKGLIMYLNCHSFHSLRYGTLSIDDLVAQAVALGIKELVLTDINTITGIYEFKKKCEEKGIKPIVGVEVRKGSALLYIVIAKEFKGIGEVNRVLTAYNCDDIDLPTQPDFTNCFVIYPLHNIPKNLYAHEYIGVREDELNSLFHSRYKALIPKMVMLNPVTFTTKKEFNLHRILRAIDNNMLLSKLPESEICSKSEYFRSQQSLLDAYQHYPQIIENTKNVLRVCSFDFEFATPRNKIHYMGSKAADITELTRLAYAGLERRYGKDHERAIQRIEKELKVIDELNFSGYFLITWDIIQYSNRMGFMHVGRGSGANSIVAYCLGITDICPLELDLYFERFLNLNRKSPPDFDIDWSWQERDTILHYIFDRYGKDHVAFCGTNVEFKYRSIIREVGKVFGLPKEELDGLTNNREQVFKDQIVQKVQEYGKLLEKFPNQRSMHSCGIIISEEPLTNFTALEMPPKGFPIVQWDMYVAEDIGFEKFDILSQRGLGTINDTVKLLAEKRGIQVDIKDTALSKDEMLCNEFLHQGRTIGCFYIESPAMRGLLRRLKCDNYKVLVAASSIIRPGVAQSGMMREYIFRHNNPDQFEYFHPIFEEQLGETYGIMVYQEDVIKIALHYGGVSAADGDILRRAMSGKGRSQEALQKVKDDFFESCRKQGHPEDLSAEIYRQIESFAGYSFCKAHSASYAIESYQSLYLKVYYPLEFMVSVINNMGGFYRTEVYIHEARMCGAKILNPCVNKSEQQTTLYGDEVYLGFMHLEKVEARIGRLIPDERNRNGAYKSLEDFIKRIPIGIETLQILIFIGAFRFSGVPKNELLLKSRVLLGDFKPGRRVETLFEEPIKEFKFPELKRNLFEDAFDEIEILSFPVSCTPFDLLQTRYRGSVMANALIKYHKKEVKMLAYLISRKHVPTKRGIMYFGTWVDNNGDYFDTAHFPDCLERYPFLGGGCYLLLGIVEVDFHFPTITITKMAKMPFIPDPRYSHDEDKKYEAQERMKEDVSMTFRAPYPQEHEIGLPRMKPMK; encoded by the coding sequence ATGCCATTAAAATGCGCTATGGAAGCGATGCGGTTGGTAGGGCAGTGGGATTTAATTTTTCGACATAAGGGTTTAATTATGTATCTGAATTGTCATTCCTTTCATAGTCTTCGTTATGGTACACTGTCCATTGATGATCTTGTGGCACAAGCCGTTGCTTTGGGCATCAAGGAGCTTGTGCTGACGGATATCAATACCATAACTGGAATCTATGAATTCAAAAAAAAGTGTGAAGAAAAGGGTATAAAACCCATTGTTGGTGTTGAGGTTCGAAAAGGAAGCGCGTTGCTTTATATCGTGATAGCGAAGGAGTTTAAGGGTATAGGGGAGGTGAACCGGGTGTTGACGGCCTATAATTGTGACGATATTGATCTGCCTACTCAGCCCGATTTCACGAATTGTTTTGTCATCTATCCGCTGCACAATATTCCGAAAAACCTGTATGCGCATGAATATATTGGCGTCCGTGAGGATGAGCTGAATAGCTTGTTTCATTCAAGATATAAGGCCTTGATACCAAAGATGGTGATGTTGAATCCGGTGACTTTCACGACCAAAAAAGAATTCAATTTGCACCGGATCTTGCGTGCGATCGATAACAATATGCTGCTGTCGAAATTACCGGAAAGTGAAATATGCAGTAAATCTGAATATTTTAGGTCACAACAATCTTTGTTGGATGCTTACCAGCATTATCCGCAGATAATCGAGAATACCAAAAATGTATTACGCGTGTGCAGTTTTGATTTTGAGTTTGCGACACCGAGAAATAAAATACACTATATGGGGTCTAAGGCTGCTGATATCACTGAATTGACGCGATTGGCATATGCAGGATTGGAAAGGCGTTATGGAAAAGACCATGAACGGGCCATACAGCGTATCGAAAAAGAACTAAAGGTAATCGATGAATTGAATTTTAGTGGTTATTTTCTCATCACCTGGGACATCATCCAGTATAGCAACAGGATGGGGTTTATGCATGTGGGGCGGGGAAGTGGTGCCAATAGTATTGTTGCTTATTGCTTGGGGATTACAGATATCTGCCCCTTGGAATTGGATCTTTACTTTGAACGTTTTCTGAATTTAAATCGGAAAAGTCCACCCGATTTTGATATTGACTGGAGCTGGCAGGAGCGAGACACAATATTGCACTATATCTTTGATCGTTATGGGAAAGATCATGTTGCTTTTTGTGGTACGAACGTCGAATTTAAGTACCGCTCCATCATACGCGAGGTGGGAAAGGTATTTGGTTTACCTAAAGAGGAACTGGATGGATTGACCAATAATCGGGAGCAGGTGTTTAAAGACCAGATTGTACAGAAGGTTCAGGAGTATGGAAAGTTATTGGAAAAATTTCCCAATCAGCGCAGTATGCATTCCTGTGGGATCATCATCTCTGAAGAACCGCTGACCAATTTTACTGCTCTTGAGATGCCTCCCAAAGGTTTTCCGATCGTACAGTGGGATATGTATGTTGCGGAAGATATCGGTTTTGAGAAGTTTGATATTCTGTCGCAGCGCGGGCTTGGTACGATCAATGATACGGTAAAACTACTAGCAGAAAAACGGGGAATACAAGTAGATATTAAGGATACGGCTCTTTCTAAGGATGAGATGCTATGTAATGAATTTTTACATCAGGGGAGAACTATCGGATGTTTTTATATCGAAAGTCCTGCCATGCGTGGTCTACTGCGGCGGTTGAAATGTGATAACTATAAGGTGCTTGTGGCGGCATCATCGATCATACGTCCTGGTGTAGCACAAAGTGGCATGATGCGCGAATACATTTTCAGGCATAATAATCCGGATCAGTTTGAATATTTTCATCCCATCTTTGAAGAGCAGCTTGGTGAAACCTACGGTATCATGGTCTATCAGGAAGATGTGATCAAAATAGCGCTCCATTATGGTGGAGTGTCTGCTGCAGATGGCGATATACTGCGACGGGCGATGAGCGGAAAAGGTAGATCACAGGAAGCGCTTCAAAAGGTGAAGGATGATTTTTTTGAATCTTGCAGGAAACAGGGGCACCCCGAAGATCTGAGTGCAGAAATCTATCGGCAGATTGAATCTTTTGCGGGGTATTCATTTTGTAAAGCGCATTCGGCTTCTTACGCTATTGAAAGCTATCAGAGTTTATATCTTAAAGTCTATTATCCATTAGAATTTATGGTATCTGTCATCAATAATATGGGCGGTTTTTATAGAACAGAGGTGTACATACATGAGGCTCGGATGTGTGGTGCCAAAATCTTGAATCCATGCGTAAATAAGAGCGAGCAACAAACGACGCTCTATGGTGATGAGGTGTATCTGGGATTTATGCATCTGGAGAAAGTGGAAGCGAGGATTGGGCGATTAATTCCTGATGAAAGAAACAGAAATGGCGCATATAAATCGCTGGAGGATTTTATTAAACGTATTCCGATCGGTATCGAAACGTTACAGATCTTGATCTTTATAGGTGCTTTTCGATTTTCGGGTGTACCCAAGAATGAGCTGTTGCTAAAGTCTAGGGTGCTGCTCGGAGATTTTAAACCTGGCCGTAGGGTTGAAACCTTGTTTGAGGAGCCTATAAAAGAGTTTAAATTTCCGGAATTAAAACGAAACTTGTTTGAAGATGCATTTGACGAGATTGAAATCTTAAGTTTCCCGGTTTCCTGTACTCCCTTTGATCTGTTGCAGACCCGGTATAGAGGGTCGGTGATGGCCAATGCGCTTATCAAATATCATAAAAAAGAGGTCAAGATGCTGGCCTATCTCATTTCGCGGAAGCATGTGCCAACAAAACGGGGAATCATGTATTTTGGGACTTGGGTGGATAACAACGGCGATTATTTTGATACGGCTCATTTCCCGGATTGTTTGGAAAGATATCCTTTTCTGGGGGGTGGATGTTATTTATTATTAGGGATAGTAGAGGTGGACTTCCATTTTCCTACCATTACGATAACGAAGATGGCAAAAATGCCCTTTATTCCCGATCCACGTTATTCGCATGATGAAGATAAGAAGTATGAAGCTCAGGAACGTATGAAGGAAGATGTCAGCATGACTTTTAGAGCTCCTTATCCACAAGAACATGAGATTGGGCTGCCTAGGATGAAACCTATGAAATAG